One Acyrthosiphon pisum isolate AL4f unplaced genomic scaffold, pea_aphid_22Mar2018_4r6ur Scaffold_114;HRSCAF=492, whole genome shotgun sequence genomic region harbors:
- the LOC103310806 gene encoding tigger transposable element-derived protein 6-like yields MSANTRRALSLNDKLDILRKYDQLPKMGQRDAAVRLNISQSVLGRILKNREDIECEALQNESQSRKRKRCGKDDTVERALKEWFVKVRNKDARVSGPLLRQKAEELAEKMGKVDFKATEGWFHRWKKRENICFQKMHGEQGDADFTSAHFWLENEWPSIISEFSPSDVFNADETGLYFRALPEHTYVLQNDKAKGTKSCKERITILCCASMTGEKKKLLVIGKSKQPRCFKGVKALPIDYTANKNAWMTQEIFSQWLIKWDNELDRKIVLLVDNCTAHNVILNLKNIKLVFLPANTTSLIQPCDQGIIRTLKAYYRLKMRKRVITLIDEMFECESTSTLKANDLSKKINILEALHFVNEAWNNISDVTIRNCFRHGGFVKTEEEEEEEDDHSKDLTEKTYEDWIDIDRDLQTSEQYSEDQICQSINEITNNNDEENDESDEEEVDVVVKPSSNKEVLEALDVIRRAVHHRAYKFQI; encoded by the exons ATGAGTGCTAATACGCGACGTGCTCTTAGTTTGAATGACAAACTagacattttaagaaaatatgatCAACTTCCAAAGATGGGACAACGTGATGCAGCAGTTAGGCTGAACATTTCACAATCGGTATTGGGTAGAATATTGAAGAATAGGGAAGACATTGAATGTGAAGCATTACAAAATGAGTCGCAAAGTCGAAAAAGGAAAAGATGTGGAAAGGATGATACTGTTGAACGTGCATTGAAAGAATGGTTCGTAAAAGTTAGAAATAAAGATGCTCGCGTGTCAGGTCCTTTGCTTCGCCAAAAAGCTGAAGAATTGGCAGAAAAAATGGGAAAGGTTGACTTCAAAGCGACAGAGGGGTGGTTCCATCGGTGGAAAAAAAGAGAAAACATTTGTTTCCAAAAAATGCACGGAGAACAAGGTGACGCAGATTTTACGAGTGCACATTTTTGGCTAGAAAATGAATGGCCTTCAATCATCTCCGAATTTTCACCCTCTGATGTATTTAATGCTGATGAGACTGGCCTGTACTTTAGAGCACTACCTGAGCATACTTATGTTCTTCAAAATGACAAAGCAAAGGGAACAAAATCTTGTAAAGAACGAATAACGATCTTGTGTTGTGCCAGTATGACGGGAGAAAAAAAGAAACTGCTTGTTATCGGGAAGAGTAAGCAACCTCGTTGTTTCAAAGGAGTTAAAGCTTTACCTATTGATTATACAGCGAATAAAAATGCATGGATGACTCAAGAAATCTTTAGTCAGTGGTTGATCAAATGGGATAATGAACTAGACAGAAAAATTGTACTTTTAGTAGACAACTGCACAGCTCACAATGTAATTTTgaacttgaaaaatataaaactggtTTTTTTACCGGCTAATACCACATCACTTATTCAGCCCTGTGATCAAGGAATTATTCGTACACTTAAAGCTTACTATAGACTAAAAATGAGAAAAAGGGTAATCACTCTCATTGATGAAATGTTTGAATGTGAGTCAACTTCGACTTTAAAGGCTAATGACCTTTCCAAGAAAATCAACATTCTCGAGGCCTTACACTTTGTCAACGAAGCGTGGAATAATATTAGTGATGTGACTATTCGAAATTGTTTTCGTCACGGAGGCTTCGTCAAAACTGAGGAAgaggaagaagaagaagatgacCATAGTAAAGACCTCACTGAAAAAACATATGAGGATTGGATAGATATAGATCGTGATCTCCAAACTTCTGAACAGTATTCTGAGGACCAAATTTGTCAGTCTATAAATGAAATCACCAATAACAACGATGAGGAGAATGACGAAAGCGATGAAGAAGAAGTCGACGTCGTAGTTAAACCATCATCAAATAAAGAGGTTCTGGAGGCTTTAGACGTGATAAGGAGAGCTGTCCATCACCgtg cttataaatttcaaatataa